The following coding sequences lie in one Arabidopsis thaliana chromosome 3, partial sequence genomic window:
- the CYP705A19 gene encoding cytochrome P450, family 705, subfamily A, polypeptide 19 (''cytochrome P450, family 705, subfamily A, polypeptide 19'' (CYP705A19); FUNCTIONS IN: electron carrier activity, monooxygenase activity, iron ion binding, oxygen binding, heme binding; INVOLVED IN: oxidation reduction; LOCATED IN: endomembrane system; EXPRESSED IN: 18 plant structures; EXPRESSED DURING: 9 growth stages; CONTAINS InterPro DOMAIN/s: Cytochrome P450 (InterPro:IPR001128), Cytochrome P450, E-class, group I (InterPro:IPR002401), Cytochrome P450, conserved site (InterPro:IPR017972); BEST Arabidopsis thaliana protein match is: cytochrome P450, family 705, subfamily A, polypeptide 32 (TAIR:AT3G20950.1); Has 32760 Blast hits to 32520 proteins in 1638 species: Archae - 50; Bacteria - 3650; Metazoa - 11393; Fungi - 7084; Plants - 9331; Viruses - 6; Other Eukaryotes - 1246 (source: NCBI BLink).): MTTTEFQSCFIFLLLCLFSLVCYSLFFRKPSSRRDAHGCDLPPSPPSLPVIGHLHLILSSLVHKSFQKISSNYGPLLHLRIFNVPIVLVSSASVAYDIFRVHDLNVSSRGSPPFEESLLFGSTGFISAPYGDYFKFMKKHLVTKLLGPQALERSRLIRTNELERFYINLLDKATKKESVEIGKEAMKLSNNSICKMIMGRSCLEEKGEAERVRGLIIESFYLTKKFFLAFTLRGLLEKLGISLFKKEIMGVSRRFDDLLERYLREHEEKPDNEHQDTDMIDALLAAYRDEKAEYKITRNQIKAFLVDIFIAGTDISALTTQGTMAEIINNPNIFVRIREEIDSVVGKSRLIQETDLPKLPYLQAVVKEGLRLHPPTPLMVREFQEGCKVKGFYIPASTTLVVNGYAVMRDPNVWEDPEEFKPERFLASSRLMQEDEIREQALKYIAFGSGRRGCPGANVAYIFVGTAIGMMVQCFDWRINGEKVDMKEAIGGLNLTLAHPLKCTPVARFPKPF; this comes from the exons ATGACCACCACTGAGTTTCAAAGCTgcttcatcttcctcctcttaTGTCTCTTCTCACTCGTCtgttactctctctttttcaggAAACCAAGCTCAAGACGGGACGCCCATGGCTGTGATCTGCCTCCGAGCCCTCCTTCTTTGCCAGTCATCGGCCATCTTCACCTTATCCTCTCTTCCCTTGTCCACAAGTCTTTTCAAAAGATCTCCTCCAACTACGGACCTCTCCTCCATCTCCGCATCTTCAACGTTCCCATAGTCCTCGTCTCCTCTGCGTCAGTGGCCTACGATATCTTCAGGGTGCATGACTTGAACGTCTCTTCTCGCGGCTCCCCTCCGTTTGAGGAGTCACTGTTGTTCGGATCTACCGGCTTCATTAGTGCTCCCTATGGAGATTATTTCAAGTTCATGAAGAAACACCTGGTCACAAAGCTCCTTGGACCACAGGCACTCGAGCGCTCACGCCTCATCCGGACAAATGAACTAGAACGGTTTTACATAAACCTGCTTGATAAGGCGACGAAGAAGGAGAGCGTTGAAATTGGTAAGGAAGCGATGAAGCTCAGTAACAACAGCATCTGCAAGATGATCATGGGGAGGAGTTGTTTAGAGGAAAAGGGTGAGGCAGAGAGAGTCAGGGGTTTGATTATCGAGTCGTTTTACTTGACGAAGAAATTTTTCTTGGCATTCACTTTGCGCGGGCTGCTCGAGAAGCTTGGAATCTCGCtgttcaaaaaagaaataatggGAGTTTCCCGCAGATTTGATGATTTGCTCGAAAGGTATCTTAGGGAACATGAAGAGAAACCAGATAATGAGCATCAAGATACGGACATGATTGATGCACTATTGGCAGCTTATCGAGACGAAAAGGCCGAGTATAAGATCACTAGGAACCAGATCAAGGCGTTTTTAGTG GATATTTTCATTGCGGGCACTGACATCTCGGCGCTAACAACGCAGGGAACAATGGCTGAGATCATTAACAACCCTAACATATTTGTGAGAATTAGAGAAGAAATCGATTCTGTTGTAGGGAAATCAAGGCTGATTCAAGAAACGGATCTACCAAAGCTCCCTTACTTGCAAGCGGTAGTCAAAGAAGGGCTTAGATTGCACCCGCCTACGCCTCTCATGGTAAGGGAGTTCCAAGAAGGGTGTAAGGTCAAAGGTTTCTACATACCAGCGAGCACAACCCTTGTTGTTAATGGTTATGCTGTGATGAGAGATCCAAATGTCTGGGAAGACCCTGAGGAGTTCAAGCCGGAGAGGtttttagcttcttcaagatTAATGCAAGAGGACGAGATAAGAGAGCAAGCCCTCAAGTACATCGCTTTCGGTAGTGGAAGGAGAGGCTGCCCAGGAGCAAATGTAGCTTATATCTTTGTAGGAACCGCGATTGGAATGATGGTGCAATGCTTTGACTGGAGAATCAATGGAGAAAAGGTTGACATGAAAGAGGCCATTGGAGGACTGAACCTGACCTTGGCTCATCCCCTTAAGTGCACTCCTGTTGCTCGATtcccaaaacctttttaa
- the CYP705A18 gene encoding cytochrome P450, family 705, subfamily A, polypeptide 18: protein MATLISVDFQHCFMYIILLCLFSLLCYSLFFRKPKGTRVGCDLPPSPPSLPIIGHLHHLLSSLTHKSLQKLSSKYGPFLHLRIFSVPIILVSSASVAYEIFKAHDVNVSSRGAAAIDESLLFGSSSFIYAPYGDYWKFMKKIFATKLLRPQVLENSRGVRAEELKRFYRRILDKARKNENIEISKESAMLMNNILCRMSMGRSFSEENGEAERVRGLVGESYALVKKIFFAATLRRLLEKLRIPLFRKEIMGVSDRFDELLERIIVEHKDKLEKEHQVMDMMDVLLAAYRDKNAEYKITRNHIKSFFVDLFVGGTDTSVQTTQWTMAEIINNPNILQTLRKEIDSVVGKSRLIHETDIPNLPYLQAVVKEGLRLHPPGPLLIRTFQERCEMKGFYIPEKTTLVINAYAVMRDPDSWEDPDEFKPERFLSYSRSGQEDEKEQTLKYLSFGGGRRGCPGVNLGYIFVGTAIGMMVQCFDWKIEGDKVNMEETYGGMNLTMVNPLKCTPVPRTQPFSFTSNLEILSS from the exons ATGGCAACACTTATCAGCGTTGACTTTCAGCACTGTTTCATGTACATAATCCTCCTATGCCTCTTCTCACTTCTCTgttactctctcttcttcaggAAACCAAAGGGCACACGAGTTGGCTGTGATCTGCCTCCGAGCCCTCCGTCTCTTCCTATCATTGGTCATCTTCACcatctcctctcttctctaaCTCACAAGTCTTTACAAAAACTCTCCTCCAAGTATGGACCTTTCCTCCATCTCCGGATCTTTAGTGTTCCCATCATCCTTGTCTCATCTGCTTCAGTGGCATATGAGATCTTTAAGGCCCACGATGTGAACGTCTCATCTCGTGGTGCTGCTGCGATCGATGAGTCCCTCTTGTTTGGATCTTCTAGCTTCATTTACGCTCCCTATGGAGATTACTGGAAGTTCATGAAGAAGATCTTCGCCACTAAGCTGCTCCGACCACAGGTGCTGGAGAATTCACGTGGTGTTCGTGCTGAAGAGTTAAAGCGGTTTTACAGGAGAATTCTCGATAAGGCGAGGAAGAATGAGAACATCGAGATCAGTAAGGAATCGGCGATGCTCATGAACAACATCTTATGCAGGATGAGCATGGGAAGGAGTTTTTCAGAGGAAAATGGTGAGGCAGAGAGAGTCAGGGGCCTGGTGGGTGAATCATATGCcttggtgaagaagattttCTTCGCAGCTACATTGCGCAGACTGCTTGAGAAGCTTCGGATCCCACTATTCAGGAAGGAGATAATGGGTGTGTCCGACAGATTTGATGAGCTGCTAGAGAGGATTATTGTGGAACACAAAGACAAACTTGAAAAGGAGCATCAAGTTATGGATATGATGGATGTGTTGTTGGCAGCTTATCGAGACAAAAACGCAGAGTATAAGATCACTAGGAATCATATCAAGTCGTTTTTTGTG GACCTTTTCGTTGGGGGCACTGATACCTCGGTCCAAACAACACAATGGACTATGGCTGAGATCATTAATAACCCTAACATTCTTCAGACACTGAGAAAAGAAATCGATTCAGTTGTAGGGAAATCAAGGTTGATTCACGAAACGGATATACCAAACCTTCCTTATTTGCAAGCAGTGGTTAAGGAAGGACTAAGATTGCATCCTCCAGGGCCCCTCTTGATAAGGACTTTTCAAGAAAGATGTGAGATGAAAGGGTTCTACATACCGGAGAAGACAACACTCGTTATCAACGCTTATGCTGTGATGAGAGATCCCGACTCTTGGGAAGATCCTGACGAGTTTAAGCCAGAGAGGTTTCTAAGTTATTCAAGATCAGGGCAAGAAGACGAGAAAGAGCAAACACTTAAGTACCTTTCTTTTGGTGGCGGAAGGAGAGGATGTCCTGGAGTAAATCTAGGTTATATATTTGTTGGAACTGCAATAGGAATGATGGTGCAGTGCTTTGACTGGAAAATCGAAGGAGATAAGGTCAACATGGAAGAGACTTATGGAGGAATGAACCTAACCATGGTTAACCCGCTTAAGTGCACTCCAGTTCCTCGAACccaacctttttcttttacttctaATCTCGAGATTCTTAGTTCCTGA
- the CYP705A15 gene encoding cytochrome P450, family 705, subfamily A, polypeptide 15 (''cytochrome P450, family 705, subfamily A, polypeptide 15'' (CYP705A15); FUNCTIONS IN: electron carrier activity, monooxygenase activity, iron ion binding, oxygen binding, heme binding; INVOLVED IN: oxidation reduction; LOCATED IN: endomembrane system; CONTAINS InterPro DOMAIN/s: Cytochrome P450 (InterPro:IPR001128), Cytochrome P450, E-class, group I (InterPro:IPR002401), Cytochrome P450, conserved site (InterPro:IPR017972); BEST Arabidopsis thaliana protein match is: cytochrome P450, family 705, subfamily A, polypeptide 4 (TAIR:AT4G15380.1); Has 32700 Blast hits to 32491 proteins in 1676 species: Archae - 51; Bacteria - 3683; Metazoa - 11407; Fungi - 7150; Plants - 9260; Viruses - 6; Other Eukaryotes - 1143 (source: NCBI BLink).), translated as MAAMNIVDFQNCFFFVLLSLFSLLCYSLFFRKPKEPRLHYDLPPSPPTLPIIGHLHLLLSVLVHRSLQTLSTKYGSILYLRVFSFPVALVSSASIAYEIFREHDVNISSRGFPPTDDSLFAGSFSFTSAPYGDYWKFMKKLLVTNLLGPQALERSRGFRADELDLFYENLLDKAMKKESVDICVEALKLSNNSICKMIMGRSCSEENGEAERVRALATQLDGLTKKILLANMLRAGFKKLVVSLFRKEMMDVSSRFDELLERILVEHEDKLDMHHQGTDLVDALLAACRDKNAEYKISRNHIKSFFADLLFASTDTFVQTTQWTVAEIINNPNVLERLRGEIDSVVGKARLIQETDLPNLPYLQAVVKEGLRLHPPGPLFARFSQEGCRIGGFYVPEKTTLMINAYAVMRDSDSWEDPDEFKPERFLASSRSEQEKERREQAIKYIAFGSGRRSCPGENLAYIFLGTAIGVMVQGFEWRIKEEKVNMEEANVGLSLTMAYPLKVTPVPRTLVPLTQNPLNRSS; from the exons ATGGCAGCAATGAACATCGTTGACTTTCAAAACTGCTTCTTTTTTGTCCTCTTAAGCCTCTTCTCACTTCTCTgttactctctcttcttcaggAAACCAAAGGAACCTCGACTTCACTATGATTTACCTCCGAGCCCTCCGACTCTTCCCATCATTGGtcatcttcaccttcttctctctgttctaGTCCACAGATCTTTACAGACACTCTCCACCAAGTATGGGTCTATTCTCTATCTTCGCGTCTTCAGTTTCCCTGTAGCCCTCGTCTCCTCAGCATCTATTGCTTATGAGATCTTCAGGGAACACGACGTGAACATCTCGTCTCGTGGTTTCCCTCCTACCGATGATTCCCTTTTTGCTGGATCTTTCAGCTTCACCTCTGCTCCCTATGGAGATTACTGGAAGTTCATGAAGAAGCTCCTGGTCACGAACTTGCTTGGACCCCAGGCACTCGAGCGGTCACGAGGATTCCGTGCAGATGAGCTAGATCTGTTTTACGAGAACCTGTTGGATAAAgcgatgaagaaggagagcgTGGATATCTGTGTGGAGGCGTTGAAGCTCAGTAACAACAGCATCTGCAAGATGATCATGGGGAGGAGTTGTTCAGAGGAGAATGGTGAGGCAGAGAGAGTTAGGGCTTTGGCTACCCAGTTAGATGGCTTGACGAAGAAGATCTTATTGGCGAACATGTTGCGTGCGGGGTTTAAAAAGCTTGTTGTCTCACTGTTTAGAAAGGAAATGATGGATGTTTCCAGCAGATTTGATGAGCTGCTCGAAAGGATCCTTGTGGAACATGAAGATAAACTGGACATGCATCATCAAGGTACAGACTTAGTGGACGCGTTGTTGGCAGCTTGTCGGGACAAAAATGCAGAGTATAAGATCTCTAGGAACCATATCAAGTCGTTTTTCGCG GATCTCTTATTTGCAAGCACTGACACCTTTGTGCAAACAACACAGTGGACAGTGGCGGAGATCATTAATAACCCTAATGTTCttgagagattgagaggaGAAATCGATTCCGTGGTCGGGAAAGCAAGGTTGATTCAAGAAACTGATTTGCCAAACCTCCCTTATTTGCAAGCGGTGGTCAAGGAAGGGCTAAGACTGCATCCGCCGGGGCCTCTCTTTGCAAGGTTCTCCCAAGAAGGGTGTAGGATCGGAGGGTTCTATGTACCGGAGAAAACAACATTAATGATTAATGCTTATGCTGTGATGAGAGATTCTGATTCTTGGGAAGATCCTGATGAGTTTAAACCAGAGAGGTTTCTAGCTTCGTCAAGATCAGAGCAggaaaaggagagaagagagcaAGCAATTAAGTACATTGCTTTCGGAAGCGGACGAAGAAGCTGTCCTGGAGAAAATCTAGCATATATCTTTTTAGGAACTGCAATTGGAGTGATGGTACAGGGATTTGAGTGgagaatcaaagaagagaaagttaaCATGGAAGAGGCTAATGTAGGACTGAGCTTGACCATGGCTTATCCTCTTAAGGTCACTCCTGTTCCTCGAACCCTAGTCCCCTTAACTCAGAATCCACTGAACCGGAGTTCATGA
- the CYP705A18 gene encoding cytochrome P450, family 705, subfamily A, polypeptide 18 (''cytochrome P450, family 705, subfamily A, polypeptide 18'' (CYP705A18); FUNCTIONS IN: electron carrier activity, monooxygenase activity, iron ion binding, oxygen binding, heme binding; INVOLVED IN: oxidation reduction; LOCATED IN: cellular_component unknown; EXPRESSED IN: shoot apex, embryo, sperm cell, hypocotyl, root; EXPRESSED DURING: D bilateral stage; CONTAINS InterPro DOMAIN/s: Cytochrome P450 (InterPro:IPR001128), Cytochrome P450, conserved site (InterPro:IPR017972), Cytochrome P450, E-class, group I (InterPro:IPR002401); BEST Arabidopsis thaliana protein match is: cytochrome P450, family 705, subfamily A, polypeptide 33 (TAIR:AT3G20960.1); Has 31557 Blast hits to 31477 proteins in 1631 species: Archae - 50; Bacteria - 3287; Metazoa - 11352; Fungi - 7035; Plants - 8725; Viruses - 3; Other Eukaryotes - 1105 (source: NCBI BLink).), which translates to MKKIFATKLLRPQVLENSRGVRAEELKRFYRRILDKARKNENIEISKESAMLMNNILCRMSMGRSFSEENGEAERVRGLVGESYALVKKIFFAATLRRLLEKLRIPLFRKEIMGVSDRFDELLERIIVEHKDKLEKEHQVMDMMDVLLAAYRDKNAEYKITRNHIKSFFVDLFVGGTDTSVQTTQWTMAEIINNPNILQTLRKEIDSVVGKSRLIHETDIPNLPYLQAVVKEGLRLHPPGPLLIRTFQERCEMKGFYIPEKTTLVINAYAVMRDPDSWEDPDEFKPERFLSYSRSGQEDEKEQTLKYLSFGGGRRGCPGVNLGYIFVGTAIGMMVQCFDWKIEGDKVNMEETYGGMNLTMVNPLKCTPVPRTQPFSFTSNLEILSS; encoded by the exons ATGAAGAAGATCTTCGCCACTAAGCTGCTCCGACCACAGGTGCTGGAGAATTCACGTGGTGTTCGTGCTGAAGAGTTAAAGCGGTTTTACAGGAGAATTCTCGATAAGGCGAGGAAGAATGAGAACATCGAGATCAGTAAGGAATCGGCGATGCTCATGAACAACATCTTATGCAGGATGAGCATGGGAAGGAGTTTTTCAGAGGAAAATGGTGAGGCAGAGAGAGTCAGGGGCCTGGTGGGTGAATCATATGCcttggtgaagaagattttCTTCGCAGCTACATTGCGCAGACTGCTTGAGAAGCTTCGGATCCCACTATTCAGGAAGGAGATAATGGGTGTGTCCGACAGATTTGATGAGCTGCTAGAGAGGATTATTGTGGAACACAAAGACAAACTTGAAAAGGAGCATCAAGTTATGGATATGATGGATGTGTTGTTGGCAGCTTATCGAGACAAAAACGCAGAGTATAAGATCACTAGGAATCATATCAAGTCGTTTTTTGTG GACCTTTTCGTTGGGGGCACTGATACCTCGGTCCAAACAACACAATGGACTATGGCTGAGATCATTAATAACCCTAACATTCTTCAGACACTGAGAAAAGAAATCGATTCAGTTGTAGGGAAATCAAGGTTGATTCACGAAACGGATATACCAAACCTTCCTTATTTGCAAGCAGTGGTTAAGGAAGGACTAAGATTGCATCCTCCAGGGCCCCTCTTGATAAGGACTTTTCAAGAAAGATGTGAGATGAAAGGGTTCTACATACCGGAGAAGACAACACTCGTTATCAACGCTTATGCTGTGATGAGAGATCCCGACTCTTGGGAAGATCCTGACGAGTTTAAGCCAGAGAGGTTTCTAAGTTATTCAAGATCAGGGCAAGAAGACGAGAAAGAGCAAACACTTAAGTACCTTTCTTTTGGTGGCGGAAGGAGAGGATGTCCTGGAGTAAATCTAGGTTATATATTTGTTGGAACTGCAATAGGAATGATGGTGCAGTGCTTTGACTGGAAAATCGAAGGAGATAAGGTCAACATGGAAGAGACTTATGGAGGAATGAACCTAACCATGGTTAACCCGCTTAAGTGCACTCCAGTTCCTCGAACccaacctttttcttttacttctaATCTCGAGATTCTTAGTTCCTGA
- the CYP705A15 gene encoding cytochrome P450, family 705, subfamily A, polypeptide 15 has translation MKKLLVTNLLGPQALERSRGFRADELDLFYENLLDKAMKKESVDICVEALKLSNNSICKMIMGRSCSEENGEAERVRALATQLDGLTKKILLANMLRAGFKKLVVSLFRKEMMDVSSRFDELLERILVEHEDKLDMHHQGTDLVDALLAACRDKNAEYKISRNHIKSFFADLLFASTDTFVQTTQWTVAEIINNPNVLERLRGEIDSVVGKARLIQETDLPNLPYLQAVVKEGLRLHPPGPLFARFSQEGCRIGGFYVPEKTTLMINAYAVMRDSDSWEDPDEFKPERFLASSRSEQEKERREQAIKYIAFGSGRRSCPGENLAYIFLGTAIGVMVQGFEWRIKEEKVNMEEANVGLSLTMAYPLKVTPVPRTLVPLTQNPLNRSS, from the exons ATGAAGAAGCTCCTGGTCACGAACTTGCTTGGACCCCAGGCACTCGAGCGGTCACGAGGATTCCGTGCAGATGAGCTAGATCTGTTTTACGAGAACCTGTTGGATAAAgcgatgaagaaggagagcgTGGATATCTGTGTGGAGGCGTTGAAGCTCAGTAACAACAGCATCTGCAAGATGATCATGGGGAGGAGTTGTTCAGAGGAGAATGGTGAGGCAGAGAGAGTTAGGGCTTTGGCTACCCAGTTAGATGGCTTGACGAAGAAGATCTTATTGGCGAACATGTTGCGTGCGGGGTTTAAAAAGCTTGTTGTCTCACTGTTTAGAAAGGAAATGATGGATGTTTCCAGCAGATTTGATGAGCTGCTCGAAAGGATCCTTGTGGAACATGAAGATAAACTGGACATGCATCATCAAGGTACAGACTTAGTGGACGCGTTGTTGGCAGCTTGTCGGGACAAAAATGCAGAGTATAAGATCTCTAGGAACCATATCAAGTCGTTTTTCGCG GATCTCTTATTTGCAAGCACTGACACCTTTGTGCAAACAACACAGTGGACAGTGGCGGAGATCATTAATAACCCTAATGTTCttgagagattgagaggaGAAATCGATTCCGTGGTCGGGAAAGCAAGGTTGATTCAAGAAACTGATTTGCCAAACCTCCCTTATTTGCAAGCGGTGGTCAAGGAAGGGCTAAGACTGCATCCGCCGGGGCCTCTCTTTGCAAGGTTCTCCCAAGAAGGGTGTAGGATCGGAGGGTTCTATGTACCGGAGAAAACAACATTAATGATTAATGCTTATGCTGTGATGAGAGATTCTGATTCTTGGGAAGATCCTGATGAGTTTAAACCAGAGAGGTTTCTAGCTTCGTCAAGATCAGAGCAggaaaaggagagaagagagcaAGCAATTAAGTACATTGCTTTCGGAAGCGGACGAAGAAGCTGTCCTGGAGAAAATCTAGCATATATCTTTTTAGGAACTGCAATTGGAGTGATGGTACAGGGATTTGAGTGgagaatcaaagaagagaaagttaaCATGGAAGAGGCTAATGTAGGACTGAGCTTGACCATGGCTTATCCTCTTAAGGTCACTCCTGTTCCTCGAACCCTAGTCCCCTTAACTCAGAATCCACTGAACCGGAGTTCATGA